One genomic region from Melioribacteraceae bacterium encodes:
- a CDS encoding transglutaminase domain-containing protein, giving the protein MKVENRRTIWLAFLLVACALQIDAKVFYQTADSTIREKIYYAIEINGVVCGYFETTEKPVVIDGTDLIRGDINIFTMLSLLGSQFNQELKITALIDPDTRRYREVKTLIDQGTAKYTIEFTIKKDTVFYFSSIYNQNKKVKLNPGTITGNDEMFILVKKDFTENKKTEATYEMFEMVEGEIQSITFKKLGEERVEVSGKTYNSILLEQTNNKTNVKTRFWLDPGYDYFVKFEVQNRRVYLADRSVVDKIKVSNMDENFFTRSNVSIADFQSITRMKIKARIEPTGVQITPESLNLPGQKFDGSVTGNTIEGVFEIEHKKYDGKNAPPFPNDFNTKQDLIKYLVPDSFIESDDPVLIQKAREIAAGSRDSWEAALRLSRWVAENISYAIPGGGTARRTYDIRAGECGAHSMLLAAFCRAVGIPARVVFGAMYVPNRGGGFGQHAWNEIFMGHAGWIPVDATAREIDYVDSGHLRISEITRVTSIAFNGKSIEILEYKLIGDDNTSGIVKNDFTPFLGKYTNLESARTFTVLLKEGNLSVEIPGQAVLPFNPPAENEKWQCKIAPHISISFNSDQLGKTNEMLLYQTFSLAKRTPDENRYENLPAEYVPYLGKYFFPAINADLTVMVSGGGLAIYDPVNKATINLKPLGKEGEWIDESGRNKIFFEKESGVKVTGFKLETGNSFKRGELAASVIERIINEGNLRKGIQKYEELKAGDIKETIFSEQALNNLGYKYLNAGKFEEALEIFLLNTREYPDSFNVYDSLGEAYLKCSRNEEAIDNYKRSLEINPDNENARKKLAELGLK; this is encoded by the coding sequence ATGAAAGTGGAAAATAGAAGAACTATTTGGCTCGCATTCTTATTAGTTGCTTGTGCACTTCAGATTGACGCAAAAGTATTTTATCAGACGGCGGATTCTACAATCAGGGAAAAAATCTACTATGCAATTGAAATTAACGGCGTTGTTTGCGGATATTTTGAAACAACCGAAAAACCGGTCGTTATTGACGGCACGGATCTGATCCGGGGCGACATTAATATCTTTACGATGCTTTCACTTCTCGGAAGTCAATTCAATCAGGAGCTGAAGATAACCGCACTTATTGACCCGGATACCAGGAGGTATAGAGAAGTAAAAACACTCATTGATCAGGGTACTGCCAAGTATACCATCGAGTTTACGATAAAGAAGGACACCGTTTTCTATTTTTCTTCAATTTATAATCAGAATAAAAAAGTAAAGTTGAATCCCGGGACGATTACGGGGAATGACGAGATGTTCATACTTGTTAAAAAAGATTTTACTGAAAACAAAAAAACGGAAGCAACGTATGAAATGTTTGAAATGGTTGAAGGAGAAATACAAAGTATAACATTCAAAAAGCTGGGGGAAGAGAGAGTTGAAGTTTCCGGAAAAACATACAATTCAATTCTCCTTGAACAGACTAACAATAAAACTAATGTTAAAACCAGGTTCTGGCTCGATCCCGGCTACGATTACTTTGTAAAGTTTGAAGTTCAGAACCGGAGAGTCTATCTCGCTGACCGGTCGGTAGTAGATAAAATAAAAGTTTCTAATATGGACGAAAACTTCTTTACCAGATCAAACGTGTCGATAGCCGATTTTCAATCGATTACCCGGATGAAAATAAAGGCGAGAATTGAACCGACCGGCGTCCAGATCACTCCTGAATCTCTGAATCTGCCCGGGCAGAAATTCGATGGATCTGTAACCGGGAATACAATAGAAGGTGTTTTTGAAATTGAGCACAAAAAGTATGACGGAAAGAACGCCCCTCCTTTCCCGAATGATTTTAATACTAAGCAGGACTTGATTAAATATCTGGTTCCCGACTCATTTATTGAATCAGATGACCCGGTTCTCATTCAGAAAGCGCGAGAGATCGCCGCCGGCTCGCGCGACAGCTGGGAAGCTGCCTTAAGATTAAGCAGATGGGTTGCGGAAAACATCAGCTATGCGATACCCGGAGGGGGAACCGCAAGACGTACTTATGACATAAGAGCGGGCGAGTGCGGCGCTCATTCGATGCTTCTGGCGGCTTTTTGCCGGGCTGTTGGAATTCCCGCGCGGGTTGTGTTCGGCGCAATGTATGTTCCGAACCGGGGAGGGGGTTTCGGCCAGCATGCGTGGAATGAGATTTTTATGGGGCATGCCGGCTGGATTCCGGTTGATGCTACGGCACGCGAGATCGATTATGTGGATTCGGGACACCTGAGGATATCGGAAATAACAAGAGTCACCTCGATAGCTTTTAATGGTAAATCAATTGAAATTCTCGAATACAAACTTATTGGCGACGACAACACATCAGGAATAGTAAAAAATGACTTTACTCCATTTTTAGGAAAGTACACCAATCTGGAATCGGCAAGAACGTTTACGGTTCTCTTGAAGGAAGGAAACCTTTCGGTTGAAATTCCCGGGCAGGCAGTTCTTCCATTCAATCCTCCGGCTGAAAATGAAAAGTGGCAATGTAAAATAGCACCGCATATATCAATCAGTTTTAATTCTGATCAGCTGGGGAAAACAAATGAAATGCTTTTATATCAGACATTTTCACTTGCTAAGAGAACACCTGATGAAAATAGATATGAGAACCTCCCGGCGGAGTATGTTCCCTATCTGGGAAAATATTTTTTCCCGGCAATTAATGCAGATCTTACTGTAATGGTCTCCGGGGGAGGACTCGCAATTTATGACCCTGTCAATAAAGCAACTATTAATCTGAAACCGCTAGGCAAAGAAGGTGAATGGATTGATGAATCCGGCCGCAACAAGATATTCTTTGAAAAGGAATCGGGCGTAAAAGTAACAGGTTTTAAGCTTGAAACCGGGAATAGTTTTAAGAGAGGTGAACTTGCGGCTTCGGTTATTGAAAGGATTATTAACGAAGGCAATCTCAGGAAGGGGATTCAAAAATATGAAGAACTTAAAGCCGGAGATATCAAAGAGACAATCTTCTCTGAACAGGCTCTGAATAATCTCGGATACAAGTATTTAAATGCCGGGAAATTCGAAGAAGCGCTTGAAATTTTTCTTCTCAATACACGGGAATATCCCGATTCGTTCAATGTTTACGACAGTCTCGGAGAAGCTTATTTGAAGTGCAGCCGTAATGAAGAAGCAATTGATAATTATAAACGATCATTAGAAATTAATCCGGATAACGAAAATGCCCGGAAAAAACTGGCAGAGCTGGGATTAAAATAG
- a CDS encoding arylamine N-acetyltransferase, with product MNDLSVEKYLERIGLVKIEAPSIEFLSKLQLAHLYSIPFEDLDIPDRARIILDIKRFYYKIIPAKRGGFCYELNGLFHWLLTQLGFNVDMLSARVYNKQIQELGPEFDHMTLLVHLDKDYLVDVGFGDSFRIPIEMPSGECADISGRYKTFPAEGNLFELKKFEENDWMLQYTFKTIPRKLSDYSEMCDFQQDSPDSHFRTRMKCTIATPTGRITLSDNSLTITRHGEKKRTEIADNRQFFNFLYQYFEIEL from the coding sequence ATGAATGATCTCTCCGTAGAAAAATATCTTGAGCGGATCGGATTAGTAAAAATTGAAGCTCCCTCGATAGAGTTTCTTTCAAAGCTTCAATTGGCGCATCTTTATTCAATTCCGTTTGAGGATCTCGATATTCCGGATAGGGCGAGAATAATTCTTGATATCAAGCGTTTCTATTACAAAATTATACCGGCGAAGCGCGGCGGCTTCTGTTATGAGTTGAACGGACTATTTCATTGGCTGTTAACTCAACTCGGCTTTAACGTTGATATGCTGTCGGCACGGGTATATAATAAGCAGATACAGGAATTAGGTCCGGAGTTCGATCATATGACTCTTCTTGTCCATCTCGACAAAGATTATCTGGTTGATGTAGGATTCGGGGATTCATTCAGGATTCCTATTGAAATGCCAAGCGGAGAGTGCGCGGATATCAGCGGACGGTACAAAACATTCCCAGCAGAAGGAAACCTTTTTGAGTTGAAAAAATTTGAAGAGAATGATTGGATGCTGCAATACACATTTAAAACTATTCCGCGCAAACTTTCGGACTATTCGGAAATGTGCGACTTCCAGCAGGATAGTCCGGACTCTCATTTCCGAACCAGAATGAAATGTACAATTGCTACTCCAACCGGACGAATTACTCTGAGCGATAACTCTTTAACAATAACCAGGCATGGAGAAAAGAAGAGGACCGAAATTGCCGATAACCGGCAATTCTTTAATTTCCTTTACCAATATTTTGAAATAGAATTGTGA
- a CDS encoding DinB family protein, which translates to MKNRIDYLISIYNTNAKLLINSFAKVTEADSLKRPNRKTNSMIFIALHILDARCFILTQIGKPTKNPFAKYVDWAKTIDEIKTYPKLKKVLSEWNRIDGIFVQDLSRINSRKLNSSQQFEFPGGKKIINMLAFLAEHEAYHVGQISFIRKYLGYTATSYE; encoded by the coding sequence ATGAAGAACAGAATCGATTACCTGATATCCATCTATAATACCAACGCGAAGCTGCTGATCAACTCGTTTGCTAAAGTTACAGAAGCCGATTCTCTGAAACGTCCGAACAGAAAAACAAACTCGATGATCTTTATTGCACTCCATATTCTGGACGCACGATGTTTTATCCTTACCCAAATCGGTAAGCCGACTAAAAATCCATTTGCAAAATATGTTGATTGGGCTAAAACAATAGACGAAATAAAAACTTACCCGAAGCTCAAAAAAGTTCTTAGTGAATGGAATCGGATCGACGGAATATTTGTGCAGGATTTAAGCAGAATCAATTCAAGAAAACTGAACTCCAGTCAGCAATTCGAATTTCCCGGCGGTAAAAAAATTATTAACATGCTGGCGTTTCTCGCCGAGCACGAAGCGTACCACGTCGGACAGATTTCTTTCATTCGAAAATACCTCGGATATACCGCGACAAGTTATGAATGA
- a CDS encoding MBL fold metallo-hydrolase produces MKLTRKDFLKTGALFTGGLLLPGFKFFNPFQEQSYKFTTIRNNIGIFTERGGTIGWYASNDGLVVIDSQYPETAKNLLEGLKQRSPRKIDILFNTHHHGDHTAGNLFLKDYANKIVAHENCKALQEKNYGGNPEKPQVYPSAIFTSTWGEDIGKEKVVARYFGPAHTGGDSVVHFEKSNIAHMGDLVFNKTFPFIDPNGGGSIQQWAVTLEKILKYYDNDTTFIFGHSIADEFLIGSKKDVSNMRDYLTSLIEFVSGEIKKGGSKEEIAAAASIPGFEEMKERWQGARKMNLERAYDELSSK; encoded by the coding sequence ATGAAACTGACCCGTAAAGATTTTTTAAAAACAGGGGCTTTATTTACCGGTGGTCTTTTATTGCCGGGTTTCAAATTTTTCAATCCTTTCCAGGAGCAGTCTTATAAATTCACAACTATTAGAAATAATATCGGCATTTTTACCGAGCGGGGAGGAACAATCGGATGGTATGCTTCAAACGACGGTCTTGTTGTAATCGATTCACAGTATCCGGAGACCGCGAAGAATCTTTTAGAGGGCCTGAAACAGAGATCCCCCCGCAAGATCGACATTCTGTTCAATACACATCATCACGGAGACCATACCGCGGGAAATCTATTCCTGAAAGATTATGCCAATAAAATTGTTGCACACGAAAACTGCAAAGCACTCCAGGAGAAAAATTACGGCGGCAATCCCGAAAAGCCGCAGGTATATCCATCAGCAATATTTACAAGCACCTGGGGCGAAGATATTGGCAAAGAGAAAGTTGTTGCAAGATATTTTGGTCCTGCTCATACAGGCGGTGATTCAGTCGTTCATTTCGAGAAATCAAACATTGCCCACATGGGTGATCTCGTCTTCAATAAAACTTTTCCGTTCATCGATCCAAACGGGGGCGGTTCAATTCAACAATGGGCTGTTACTCTGGAAAAGATTCTTAAATACTACGATAACGATACCACGTTTATTTTCGGCCATTCAATAGCTGATGAATTTCTCATCGGTTCAAAGAAAGACGTATCGAATATGAGAGATTACCTAACCTCTCTGATTGAATTTGTTTCCGGGGAAATAAAAAAGGGAGGATCAAAAGAGGAAATTGCCGCAGCCGCTTCTATACCGGGATTTGAAGAAATGAAAGAGAGGTGGCAGGGAGCGCGTAAAATGAATCTAGAACGCGCTTATGACGAACTCTCCTCTAAGTGA
- a CDS encoding peroxiredoxin, whose protein sequence is MESTQSFSMPRIGEKAPEFKAVTTQGEINFPADYHGSWVILFSHPADFTPVCTSEFMTFAHMEKQFEEANCKLVGLSVDGLYSHIAWLRTIKEKIEYKGMKNIEVTFPLIEDITMEVAKKYGMIQPGESNTKAVRAVFVIDPKGIIRTIIYYPLSLGRNFDELYRVLVALQTADEFNIATPADWRPGDDVIVPPAGSCGTAKNRMEGKEDMKCYDWFFCTKELSKEKVLKTILKK, encoded by the coding sequence ATGGAATCAACTCAATCGTTTTCGATGCCCAGAATCGGTGAAAAAGCGCCTGAATTCAAAGCAGTTACAACACAGGGGGAAATTAATTTTCCAGCCGATTATCATGGAAGCTGGGTAATCCTTTTCAGTCACCCCGCGGATTTTACACCTGTATGTACATCTGAATTTATGACTTTCGCTCATATGGAAAAACAGTTTGAAGAAGCGAATTGTAAGCTGGTCGGTTTGTCGGTTGACGGACTTTACAGCCACATCGCATGGCTCCGCACAATTAAAGAGAAGATCGAATACAAAGGAATGAAGAATATCGAAGTAACATTTCCTTTGATAGAAGACATTACAATGGAGGTTGCTAAGAAATACGGAATGATTCAGCCAGGCGAAAGCAACACTAAAGCGGTCCGCGCAGTTTTTGTTATTGATCCGAAAGGAATTATCAGAACCATAATTTATTATCCACTAAGCCTCGGAAGAAATTTCGATGAACTTTACCGCGTTTTAGTTGCTCTTCAAACGGCCGATGAATTTAACATTGCTACCCCGGCAGACTGGAGACCGGGCGACGATGTTATTGTCCCTCCGGCGGGCTCTTGCGGTACAGCAAAGAACAGAATGGAAGGCAAAGAGGATATGAAATGTTATGACTGGTTCTTCTGTACAAAAGAGTTAAGCAAAGAGAAAGTCCTTAAAACAATTCTAAAGAAGTAA
- a CDS encoding WD40 repeat domain-containing protein, with protein sequence MKMRLIILSILISNFGNLYSQGKQDLYQSYTAHIAAANSSLRLNEKTEAARWLKLTPVEYRGWEWKMLNSRSDISVGNISCTDFSPVKSLFSNDGKYIVVPGDDSKIRIYDSSSLKEIKKLEGHTNAVYSAEFSSDDKLIVSCSRDTTIKVWDFETGQIKWSGKSGGHGLADIDISPDGKQILFCSWYYNREKGVVGIVSLWELETGKKLWDTEFGNKPLVAARFSPDGKYFGAGGWGWRVGVWSTTVKDGPKIFHYDDVSSYSAIDDFAFSPDSKFLATASKSTIIRIFDLNTGEIVRALYGHTRPVLALAYSKDGSKIYSSGSDQSIFVWNSQNGQLLNRIHGHDNKINSISLNKEGNRLLTSSSDKTIRIWDAEYGREFTDESGRAETIYAFDLSNDDRMLAASGPNNTISIWDFNSGKLIRNFPALDGFMNFVKFSYDNKLLAGGNWGKTVKIWNAENGDVVRSFEMKGGTSSLDFSPDGKVLIAYSTEKAVYVWDVESGNQIKIIPLEVRPYYIKFSSKGDIFSTAENNGKLKLWDAKNYGLIMEVQAHSGMILSLAFSPDDKYLAAALDNGKVKIFDLKSGKEIKELAGHAQYVYSINFSKDGKRFVSGAADNSVRIWDTKNWGSLLVLSDFSNVVYNTVFSNDGTRLVVNSTGKEIIIYDSIPYSERFSEKK encoded by the coding sequence ATGAAAATGCGATTGATAATATTATCAATCCTGATATCTAACTTTGGGAATCTTTATTCTCAGGGAAAACAGGATTTATACCAATCATATACGGCTCACATTGCCGCTGCTAATTCTTCGCTTCGTTTAAATGAAAAAACCGAAGCAGCCCGATGGCTGAAACTAACACCCGTTGAATATCGCGGGTGGGAATGGAAGATGCTTAATTCCAGAAGCGATATTAGCGTTGGAAATATTTCCTGCACGGATTTTTCTCCTGTAAAATCGCTTTTCAGTAATGACGGGAAATATATTGTTGTGCCGGGTGATGATAGTAAAATCAGGATTTATGATTCATCTTCGTTGAAAGAAATTAAAAAGCTGGAGGGGCATACCAATGCTGTATACTCGGCTGAATTTTCATCCGACGATAAACTGATAGTTTCCTGTTCGAGAGATACGACGATAAAAGTATGGGATTTTGAAACCGGTCAGATTAAATGGAGCGGTAAATCGGGCGGACATGGTTTAGCGGATATTGATATCAGTCCCGATGGAAAACAGATCCTCTTCTGTTCATGGTATTATAACAGGGAAAAAGGAGTTGTTGGAATTGTCTCTTTGTGGGAGCTTGAGACGGGGAAAAAATTATGGGATACAGAGTTTGGAAATAAACCGTTAGTCGCAGCGCGATTTAGTCCCGATGGAAAATATTTCGGCGCCGGAGGATGGGGATGGCGTGTGGGTGTCTGGTCAACTACCGTTAAGGACGGACCTAAAATATTTCATTACGATGATGTTTCAAGTTATTCGGCAATAGATGATTTTGCCTTTTCTCCCGATTCGAAGTTTCTTGCTACGGCTTCAAAAAGTACCATCATAAGAATTTTTGATCTTAACACCGGTGAAATTGTTAGAGCGCTTTATGGCCACACTCGTCCGGTATTAGCTCTTGCTTACAGTAAAGACGGTTCAAAAATATATTCGAGCGGTTCCGACCAATCGATATTTGTCTGGAATTCACAGAACGGTCAGCTTCTCAACCGAATTCACGGGCATGATAATAAAATCAATTCGATCAGTTTGAATAAAGAAGGGAACCGGTTATTAACCTCCTCTTCCGATAAGACAATCCGCATCTGGGATGCTGAATACGGTAGGGAGTTTACTGATGAATCGGGAAGAGCGGAAACAATTTATGCATTCGATCTGAGCAATGACGATAGAATGCTTGCAGCATCGGGACCAAACAACACAATTAGCATCTGGGATTTCAACTCGGGTAAACTGATCAGGAATTTTCCGGCGCTCGATGGCTTTATGAACTTTGTAAAGTTTAGTTATGATAATAAACTGCTTGCTGGTGGTAATTGGGGCAAAACTGTAAAAATCTGGAATGCTGAAAACGGTGATGTCGTTAGATCATTCGAAATGAAAGGTGGTACTTCCAGTCTCGATTTTTCTCCAGATGGAAAGGTGCTGATTGCATATTCAACAGAAAAAGCAGTTTATGTCTGGGACGTGGAATCAGGCAATCAAATTAAAATCATCCCGCTCGAAGTCCGTCCATATTATATTAAATTCAGCAGTAAAGGAGACATATTTTCTACTGCAGAGAACAACGGCAAACTGAAACTGTGGGATGCAAAAAATTACGGGCTTATTATGGAGGTCCAAGCTCACAGCGGTATGATTCTTTCACTAGCTTTTTCTCCCGACGATAAATATTTAGCAGCAGCTCTGGATAATGGTAAGGTAAAAATATTTGATTTAAAAAGCGGTAAAGAGATAAAAGAACTTGCAGGACACGCGCAGTATGTATATTCAATTAATTTCAGCAAGGACGGAAAGAGATTTGTCTCAGGCGCGGCTGATAATTCTGTGCGGATATGGGACACGAAAAACTGGGGATCCCTCCTTGTCCTATCCGATTTTTCAAATGTCGTTTACAATACAGTCTTTAGTAATGATGGAACCAGGCTGGTAGTAAATTCAACAGGGAAAGAAATCATAATTTATGATTCAATCCCTTATTCAGAAAGGTTTTCCGAAAAAAAATAA
- a CDS encoding acetyl-CoA C-acetyltransferase codes for MKKVVITHAKRTPVGSFNGSLSSLSATQLGSIAIKALLEESKIDPNAVDEVIMGNILSAGLGQAPARQAAIYAGLPEKTECLTINKMCGSGLKAIMLAHQAIQLGDAEVIIAGGLESMSNAPYLLKNARGGYRMGHGEIHDSMIMDGLWDVYNNFHMGNCAEACAKEMNFTRKELDDFAIMSYQRAQAAQKEGRFNDEIIPVTIKSRSGETIVTKDDEPEKVNFEKIPSLKPPFDKNGVVTAANASKINDGAAAVLVMSEEKAKELGLKPIAEIVAQSSAAKAPIQFTTAPADAINKVLAKAKMKTTDIDLYEINEAFAVVSLAVNKLLGLSSENVNVNGGAIAIGHPIGASGARIMATLLHEMKRRKSKYGLASLCIGGGEASALIVKLYE; via the coding sequence ATGAAAAAAGTAGTTATAACCCACGCAAAGAGAACTCCCGTTGGCTCATTCAACGGTTCGTTAAGCAGTTTATCGGCCACACAATTGGGAAGTATCGCAATTAAAGCTTTGCTGGAAGAATCTAAAATTGACCCTAATGCTGTGGATGAAGTTATAATGGGAAATATTCTGAGTGCCGGATTGGGTCAGGCGCCTGCACGTCAGGCTGCTATCTATGCTGGATTGCCTGAAAAAACAGAATGTCTTACAATCAATAAAATGTGCGGAAGCGGCCTTAAGGCAATTATGCTCGCCCACCAGGCAATTCAACTCGGGGACGCAGAGGTTATTATTGCCGGCGGACTCGAAAGTATGAGCAACGCTCCCTATCTATTAAAGAACGCGCGCGGCGGATATAGAATGGGTCACGGAGAAATCCATGATTCTATGATTATGGACGGACTCTGGGATGTATATAACAATTTTCATATGGGTAACTGCGCAGAAGCGTGTGCTAAAGAGATGAACTTTACAAGGAAAGAACTCGACGATTTCGCCATTATGTCCTATCAGCGCGCACAAGCGGCTCAGAAAGAAGGACGGTTCAACGATGAAATAATACCTGTTACAATTAAATCGAGAAGCGGTGAAACAATTGTTACAAAAGATGACGAACCGGAAAAAGTAAACTTCGAAAAAATTCCTTCTCTTAAACCACCTTTTGATAAAAACGGTGTTGTTACTGCCGCCAACGCTTCCAAAATAAACGACGGTGCTGCGGCGGTTTTGGTTATGAGCGAAGAGAAAGCCAAAGAGCTCGGATTAAAACCAATTGCTGAAATTGTAGCTCAAAGCTCTGCTGCAAAAGCGCCTATTCAGTTTACTACAGCCCCCGCGGATGCAATTAACAAAGTTCTTGCAAAAGCAAAAATGAAAACAACCGATATCGATCTTTATGAGATTAATGAAGCGTTTGCGGTTGTTTCCTTAGCAGTTAATAAACTGCTTGGACTTTCGTCTGAAAACGTAAATGTTAACGGCGGAGCAATCGCAATCGGTCATCCGATCGGCGCAAGCGGCGCAAGAATTATGGCCACACTATTACACGAAATGAAACGTAGAAAATCGAAGTACGGATTGGCATCTCTCTGTATCGGCGGCGGCGAAGCTTCGGCGCTTATTGTAAAACTATACGAATAA
- a CDS encoding MarR family transcriptional regulator, which yields MSNEDKIRKEMIQRFGDAYKSFGLNKLMGHIVALLIYSGEPLSLGDISKYLHRSKGPVSQILKRLRDRKLIRKAWSPENNRQDFYEIEPEIFENAFRNNLELIKNNVRIAKQLKSVVKNVRSNEILTLKQRMDEMESFYILMEQHYRNFLTEWISTREKIYK from the coding sequence ATGTCCAACGAAGATAAAATAAGAAAAGAAATGATTCAGCGTTTCGGCGACGCTTATAAATCATTCGGCCTTAATAAGCTGATGGGGCACATTGTCGCCCTGTTAATATATTCGGGCGAACCTCTTTCTTTAGGCGATATCTCAAAATACCTGCACAGAAGCAAGGGACCTGTAAGCCAGATTCTAAAACGCTTACGCGATAGAAAACTTATACGCAAGGCATGGTCGCCGGAAAATAACCGGCAGGATTTCTACGAGATTGAACCTGAAATTTTCGAGAATGCATTCAGAAATAATCTTGAACTGATTAAAAACAATGTTAGAATCGCAAAACAGCTTAAGTCGGTTGTTAAAAATGTAAGGTCGAATGAAATCCTGACATTGAAACAGCGGATGGACGAGATGGAATCGTTCTATATCCTGATGGAACAGCACTACAGAAATTTTTTGACGGAGTGGATTTCAACAAGAGAAAAAATCTATAAATGA